In Alkalihalobacillus sp. AL-G, the genomic stretch TATCACCGATCATTTGATTAACTTCTTGGGACATCGTTTTTTCTCCTTGACTCGTTTGGATGTGATAACATACAATACATATAATATAACATATAACAGGATGGAAAGTTAGATAGGGAGGGGCAAATCAATGAATTTAGCCGTAGCAGAAAGATTTCCGCTACCCCTTTTTCGCCAGGGGTTTAAAACTGGATTAAGCATCGCAATCGGATTTATGCCGGTTGCATTTACTTTTGGACTTTTAGCGAAAAGCTCTGGACTTTCATTATATGAAACATTAAGCATGAGTATTTTAGTGTTCGCAGGTGCATCCCAATATATCGCACTTACTCTGATTGCTGCAGGAGTTGGCGCACTTGAGCTGATTACAACAACCTTTATCGTAAACATTCGCCACTTGTTGATGAGCGCCTCTATCAGTGAAAAATCAGCGGACGACCCAAAATGGTTGAAGGCTTTGTACAGTTTCTTTATAACAGACGAAACCTTTTCGATAGCAGCGACAGGAAAAGATAAGATTCAGGCTGCCTATATGTTTGGCCTGGGATCAATCGCATATGGTAGCTGGGTCGTTTTTTCAGGTGTTGGCTATTTGATCGGTGCAGGACTTCCGCAAATTCTGCAGGATAGTATGGGGATTGCACTTTATGCGTTATTCATCGGATTACTCGTGCCAAGTGCAAAAACCTCAAAAAAGGTAATTTTATTGGCTGCCATTGCAGCGGTTGTTAATTGTATTTTAACGTTTGCAACTGCAATGTCAACGGGTTGGACGATCATTATCTCAACATTGGTTTCCTCTATTTTGATTGAGATGATCTGGAAGGAGGAGACTGATCGTGCATGAGTCATATTTTTGGGTGATCATCGGAATGGCGGCAGTGACTTTCATTCCGCGGATGCTCCCGCTTGTTGCGTTTAAGATGGATGCGATACCGCCGTTTGTCAGAGGTGTATTGAAAAATGTCCCTTATGCGATATTAGGAGCATTGATTTTTCCTGGGATTATTACGTTCAATGAAAATATCTGGATGGGCATAATCGGAGCACTGACGGCATTTATCGCCGCCTATTTTGGGGCTAGCCTGGTCATCATTGTGTTATGCTCAATTGTTGTTCTTGGTTTGGTAGGATTCGTGTTCACACACTTTTCTCTTTTGTAATTGTTCCAAAGATGATATAGTGAAACTACTTGAACAGCCGTTCAAGAAAGGCATTGATTACAGGGTATTTTAGATACAGCTAAATGGATTCACAGAACGTTTGAAACGAAATTGAAAGGGAGCTGTGAGCAATGACATTACTGGTTCGTTATCTCGTGATAGGGCTTTTTTCAATTACAGCTGTGTCCATAATTGCTTTCCAATCGGTAGAAATATTTCAAGCATTCATGGAAACCTTCTTTTATGACATAAGAAAAAAATAAAGCGTTTTCACACTAAGAGCTCAGTGACAGCTCTTTTTTCTTTTCCAAAAAAGTTGGTGGCAATCGGTTTTTCTTTAATTGCCATTGGGGAAACTATAATAGAATTTTAGAAAAGGAACTGATACCGTGAAACTGATAGCGATTGATATGGATGGGACTCTCGTTAACAATGAGATGACAATTAATAAAGACAATGTAGACGCAATCAAACAGGCACAGCAATCTGGAATTGAAGTGGTGATTGCAACAGGTAGATCGTATGATGAAGCGATAACGCCTGTAAAAGAAGCGGGATTGACACTTCCGATCATCTGTATAAATGGTGCTCAGTTCCGTTCTTCAGAGGGTGAAGTGTTAGATAGCATCCCTATTTCAACAAAAGTATATGCGGACACGGCCAAAGTACTTGAAGCTCATTCAATCTATTATGAGCTATATACGAATAAAGGGACGTATAGCAATGATGGAGAAATGGCAATTGATATTATTGTAGACATCATTCTCAGTTCAAACCCGGAGCTGCCGGAACAAAAGGCTCGTGAGCTCGCCGAATACCGTGTTCGAAACGGGCGGTTGGAAACTGTGGAAAGCTACAGTTCGGTTCTGGATGACCCAGAGCTTGAGATTTATAAATTACTAAGCTTTTCAAGAAATGAGGAAAACCTAAAAAGTGCATTCAACTCGCTGCTAACTTTTAAGGAGTTGGCGATAAGCTCATCTGCAAAAGACAACATTGAGATTACACATCGGGATGCACAAAAAGGAATTGCGCTTCAAAACTATGCCGAGAAATTGAAAGTCGATATGAAAGAGGCTATGGCAATCGGAGACAATTACAATGATGTATCGATGTTCGAACTCGTCCATCACAGTGTAGCGATGGGGAATGCTGTTGAAGATATTAAAAAGCTTTGTTCATTCACTACGAAAACGAATGATGAAAGCGGCGTCGCCCATGCGATTCAAACTTTTTTGACAGAGGATAAGGCGTTCTGATTCAATTAGTAATAAAAGGGGTGCCTGTCTGAAGGCGCCCCTTTTACATTTCTTATACAATTCGCTTACGTACAGCAGAACTAAAGTAATCAATCACACTTACAAATATGATAATGACAAGTAAGATCATTCCGACTTCATCCCAGTTACGGTTTCTCGATGAGATGACGAGCAATGTACCAATACCGCCAGCACCGATAATACCGAGGATTGTCGATGCACGAACATCAATTTCGAACCGATAGATGGCATAGGACATGAATTCAGGAATAACCTGTGGCATGATTCCGTAAAAGAAGATCTGAATCTTATTGGCTCCGTTCGCCTCCATCGCTTCCACGACGTTCATATCAATTGATTCGATGACCTCTGAATAAAGTTTACCAAGCATACCGATCGAGTGAATGGCAATCGCAAGGACACCGGCAAATGCACCAGGACCAATCGCAACGACGAAGATCAATGCAAGCAAGATTTCTGGGAAGGTTCGGTCTGCATTTAGGATCCATTTCCCTAACGTATTGAAAAAAGGGTTTCGGTTAATATTCGCTGCAGCCAGGAACCCGAAAGGTACAGCAAGTATCGCTGCCATGAACGATCCAGCGAACGCAATGAACAGTGTTTCCATCATATAGTTCAATACTTTTTCCGCAAAGGTGAAATCGGGGTTGAGAAGCTTCGGGATCACGCGATCGATGTTATCGATTGTCCGTTGGCTGAAGATTCGCCCCCACGGTATTGGCAACGTTGCAAACGACCAAATAAAGAGAGCTAAGAAACCAAGCCCGAATCCGTAGTTTCTTATGATCTTCAAGGGATTTTTTTGCGGTTTAGGAGGTAGCGCAGTGTTCATCATACGAGTCCCCTCCTTACTTTGTTACTAATATAATCGACAATGACAACGATGACGAATGTTATAACGATAATCGTACTTACGTTCTGATAGCTCAAGAAATTCATCTGCTGACGCAGAATCAGTCCGATTCCACCTGCGCCAACAAATCCGAGTACAACAGAAGCACGTACGTTGATTTCGAAAACATATAACGTGAACGATACGAATTGCGGCAATACCTGTGGAACGACTGCATACCAGATTACTTGTAGCGTGTTCCCTCCGGAAGCCCGTACCGCTTCAAGTGGATTCATGTCAATGGATTCGACCGTTTCACTGATAAGCTTTGCGAGAATTCCAAGTGAAAAGATAATCAACGCAACAATCCCAGGGAATACGCCAATTCCAAACAATCCGACAAACACAACGGCAAGAATCAGCTCTGGAATCGTACGCATTATATTCAGAAACATTTTGATAAAGTTGTAAAGAAACTTATTTTGAACGATATTATTTGCAGCAAGTAAGCTGAAGGGAATACATAAAATACCTGCGATCGTTGTAGCTACAAATGCCATTTTAAGCGTTTCAAGAAGCTTTTCCCATACCACACCTGCATATGCCCAATTCGGAGGAAAAAGCTGAACGACCATGTTCCATACGTTCGCAAAAAAAGCTTGGTCAAAGCGTAAAACAGAAGCATTTGTCATGTAAGAACTAAGGATGTATAGTACAAGAACAATGACCATGATCACGTTCATCCTTAATTTTGTTTTACTAGAGACGAGGCTTGCCGGAACACGATGAGTTGGATTAAGGGGCTTCGACATTCTCTTCCTTGCCCCCCCGCATATCATCCTCTTTTATCGGACGACCGTAAATTTCTTCGAACGTTCGTTCGTTCACTTCGCTTGTAGGTCCATCAAAAACGACTTCACCTGCTCGCATTCCGATAATCCGATCAGCATATTCCATCGCCATATCGATAAAGTGAAGGTTGACAATCGTCGTAATGTTGTCCTCTTGATTGATTTTCTTCAAATACTGCATCACTTGATGGGAAGTCGGTGGATCAAGACTTGCTACTGGTTCATCAGCAAGTACTACGTTCGGCTGCTGTGTCAATACACGTGCAATCGATACGCGCTGCTGTTGTCCACCACTAAGCTGATCGGCCCGCGAATAGATCTTTTCCTCGATATTGACCCGCTTCAAGCTTTCATAGGCAAGTGCCATATCCTTTCTAGAGTAGAGGTTCAAAATACTTTTCAACGTTCCAGTATGACCAAGACGACCTGAAATGACATTTTTCATAACGGTAGAACGTTTTACGAGATTGTAACTTTGAAAGATCATTCCGACCTTTGTACGTAGTTTACGAAGGTTTTTCCCATTATAATCGAGTATGTTCTCATCATCTACGAGTAATTCACCTTCAGTAGGTGTGACCAAGCGGTTGATACTTCGAATGAATGTCGATTTCCCTGCTCCTGACAAACCGACAATGACTACGAATTCGCCTTCTTTGATCTTTACATTTATATCCTTCAATCCTTGTGTTCCATTCGGATAAACTAGTGATAAATCCTTGAATTCTATCATTTTAACTCCCCTTATCATGAACAAAGCTGTTGGCTGACATTACGGATATCAGCATTTACTGGTATCAGTCAGCCTACAGCTTATGATCTTTAAGTATTATCTTAAGTACAGGGTTACTTGCTAGTTTTCTATCATTTATATGTAGAAAAAAGGGAGAAGGGTGGCTCCTCCCGAACAATCTTTACGGTTTATAGATCATCAACAGAAATTGATTCTTGGAACTTTTCGTAAGTACTGCGGACTACATCGTACTCTTTATCTTCAGCTTCAATGATTGCATCCCAGCTATATACGTCGTTCATGATCTGGATCATTTCTTCATCTTCATTGAATGAAAGGAAGGTTTCTTTGATTTTTTGTACGAATTCATCATCAAGTTCTTCCGTAACAGAAATCGTGTCGTTCGGAATTTCATCCGTATATGCGACAACCTTCAGCTTTTCCATTACGTCAGGATAATCTTCTTCGACTGTTGTACGAGCATCGTCAAATGTAGTTGCTACGTCAGCGTCCCCTTCGTA encodes the following:
- a CDS encoding AzlC family ABC transporter permease, producing the protein MNLAVAERFPLPLFRQGFKTGLSIAIGFMPVAFTFGLLAKSSGLSLYETLSMSILVFAGASQYIALTLIAAGVGALELITTTFIVNIRHLLMSASISEKSADDPKWLKALYSFFITDETFSIAATGKDKIQAAYMFGLGSIAYGSWVVFSGVGYLIGAGLPQILQDSMGIALYALFIGLLVPSAKTSKKVILLAAIAAVVNCILTFATAMSTGWTIIISTLVSSILIEMIWKEETDRA
- a CDS encoding AzlD domain-containing protein: MHESYFWVIIGMAAVTFIPRMLPLVAFKMDAIPPFVRGVLKNVPYAILGALIFPGIITFNENIWMGIIGALTAFIAAYFGASLVIIVLCSIVVLGLVGFVFTHFSLL
- a CDS encoding Cof-type HAD-IIB family hydrolase yields the protein MKLIAIDMDGTLVNNEMTINKDNVDAIKQAQQSGIEVVIATGRSYDEAITPVKEAGLTLPIICINGAQFRSSEGEVLDSIPISTKVYADTAKVLEAHSIYYELYTNKGTYSNDGEMAIDIIVDIILSSNPELPEQKARELAEYRVRNGRLETVESYSSVLDDPELEIYKLLSFSRNEENLKSAFNSLLTFKELAISSSAKDNIEITHRDAQKGIALQNYAEKLKVDMKEAMAIGDNYNDVSMFELVHHSVAMGNAVEDIKKLCSFTTKTNDESGVAHAIQTFLTEDKAF
- the phnE gene encoding phosphonate ABC transporter, permease protein PhnE codes for the protein MNTALPPKPQKNPLKIIRNYGFGLGFLALFIWSFATLPIPWGRIFSQRTIDNIDRVIPKLLNPDFTFAEKVLNYMMETLFIAFAGSFMAAILAVPFGFLAAANINRNPFFNTLGKWILNADRTFPEILLALIFVVAIGPGAFAGVLAIAIHSIGMLGKLYSEVIESIDMNVVEAMEANGANKIQIFFYGIMPQVIPEFMSYAIYRFEIDVRASTILGIIGAGGIGTLLVISSRNRNWDEVGMILLVIIIFVSVIDYFSSAVRKRIV
- the phnE gene encoding phosphonate ABC transporter, permease protein PhnE — encoded protein: MSKPLNPTHRVPASLVSSKTKLRMNVIMVIVLVLYILSSYMTNASVLRFDQAFFANVWNMVVQLFPPNWAYAGVVWEKLLETLKMAFVATTIAGILCIPFSLLAANNIVQNKFLYNFIKMFLNIMRTIPELILAVVFVGLFGIGVFPGIVALIIFSLGILAKLISETVESIDMNPLEAVRASGGNTLQVIWYAVVPQVLPQFVSFTLYVFEINVRASVVLGFVGAGGIGLILRQQMNFLSYQNVSTIIVITFVIVVIVDYISNKVRRGLV
- the phnC gene encoding phosphonate ABC transporter ATP-binding protein — protein: MIEFKDLSLVYPNGTQGLKDINVKIKEGEFVVIVGLSGAGKSTFIRSINRLVTPTEGELLVDDENILDYNGKNLRKLRTKVGMIFQSYNLVKRSTVMKNVISGRLGHTGTLKSILNLYSRKDMALAYESLKRVNIEEKIYSRADQLSGGQQQRVSIARVLTQQPNVVLADEPVASLDPPTSHQVMQYLKKINQEDNITTIVNLHFIDMAMEYADRIIGMRAGEVVFDGPTSEVNERTFEEIYGRPIKEDDMRGGKEENVEAP